A stretch of Vigna angularis cultivar LongXiaoDou No.4 chromosome 4, ASM1680809v1, whole genome shotgun sequence DNA encodes these proteins:
- the LOC108341272 gene encoding F-box protein SKIP2 translates to MGFNGMDYPSKKAKRLPTSIDDLADDCLASVFRLLGTVDRNSCSLVCRRWLKVDGHNRHSLSLTAESHLSDFIPSLFLRFNTVTEVSLRYFGYEDETIGAETLIRISQLCPNLTRLQVQASCFLTDQDLQLLARNCKALKKLQLRSNFLGGGGMNAFMDHCKALEDLSLDGFRGTENASSVALPKLKLKAISLKDTVLFYPFLGAKNLRVLKLVRCHGDLNTLFHVLTNEVTGIVELHLVMLEISDIGLEAIAKCSNLEVLHLTRTPKCTDKGLVAVAKGCNRSLRKLRVGWDMEEIGSRGLMGVAEYCVNVEQLVLIGVNLSKECLEMLVSNCKGLKQLAVCGSETVGDSEMKCMAAKCGALREVYMEGCPISDEGVSALMLGGGCAKLEIVKVWKCERVTDRDDQHVRCGHRTVRLCCSHRDLHIPSPIIPDPFEEVTQTQLSFIHSCFHA, encoded by the coding sequence ATGGGTTTCAACGGAATGGATTACCCTTCCAAAAAGGCTAAACGCTTACCTACCAGTATTGATGACCTTGCCGACGACTGTTTGGCTTCCGTTTTCCGGTTACTTGGCACCGTCGATCGCAACAGTTGTTCGCTTGTGTGTCGGCGGTGGTTGAAGGTGGACGGACACAATCGTCACTCTCTCTCCCTCACCGCCGAATCACATCTCTCTGACTTCATCCCCTCTCTTTTCCTTCGCTTCAATACCGTCACCGAAGTCAGTCTCAGATATTTCGGCTACGAAGACGAGACCATCGGCGCCGAAACTCTCATCCGTATCTCCCAACTCTGCCCTAATCTCACGCGCCTCCAAGTCCAGGCCTCCTGCTTTCTCACCGACCAAGACCTCCAACTCCTCGCCAGGAATTGCAAGGCTTTGAAGAAGTTGCAGTTAAGGTCCAACTTTTTGGGAGGCGGAGGCATGAACGCATTTATGGATCATTGCAAGGCTCTGGAAGACCTCTCCCTCGACGGTTTTCGTGGAACAGAAAACGCGTCGAGTGTTGCACTGCCAAAGCTGAAACTCAAAGCCATTTCTCTCAAGGACACCGTTTTATTCTATCCTTTTCTCGGCGCCAAGAATCTGCGGGTATTGAAGCTCGTCCGGTGCCACGGGGACTTGAATACTCTTTTTCATGTATTGACGAATGAGGTTACTGGCATAGTGGAACTCCACCTCGTGATGCTCGAAATCAGCGATATTGGTTTGGAAGCGATTGCAAAATGTTCGAATTTAGAAGTTCTCCATCTGACAAGGACGCCTAAGTGCACTGACAAAGGACTGGTTGCAGTTGCAAAGGGTTGCAACAGGAGTTTAAGAAAACTTCGTGTTGGGTGGGACATGGAGGAAATAGGTAGCAGAGGTTTGATGGGTGTCGCTGAGTATTGCGTTAATGTTGAGCAACTGGTCCTGATTGGCGTGAATCTGAGCAAAGAGTGTTTGGAAATGTTGGTTTCGAATTGCAAGGGTTTGAAGCAATTGGCGGTGTGTGGAAGTGAAACGGTTGGTGACAGTGAGATGAAATGCATGGCGGCGAAATGTGGAGCGCTGAGAGAAGTGTACATGGAGGGTTGCCCTATTTCTGATGAGGGAGTGTCGGCGTTGATGTTGGGTGGTGGGTGTGCGAAGTTGGAGATAGTGAAGGTTTGGAAGTGTGAAAGGGTGACAGACAGGGATGACCAGCACGTCCGATGTGGGCACCGAACAGTGCGTCTATGTTGCAGCCACCGTGACTTGCACATACCCAGCCCTATTATACCTGATCCATTTGAAGAGGTCACCCAAACACAACTTTCTTTCATTCATTCATGCTTTCACGCCTAA